The genomic stretch TCACTGGGTTGATGCTTATGTTGATACATTATaatcaatgggaaaagatgagtgccAACTAATTGACACATGTAAATACATTGCTGTCAGTGGGAAAAGATTAGGTCACAGTGGTTgatgcttatgtcaatacattgcagtcaatggggGGGAAAGTTGGTGATACAGCTGCAATAGGTAAATTGGTgaaagactcagacagacagacaggcaggcaggcagacagtttCAAGTGCAAAATTGATCTGAACTGCAAGACCATTGTGTCCAATGGAGGTAAAAAATGATTTTGGGTTGGTTGACTTCAAATTTCATATGCCGGGTCATGACGGTCCCCAGGTCACAAATATGTAAAATTTGGGACAATTCAACATTTTTAATCCTTTGGAAAATTCCTATGACCCCCAATTAAGTCACTTCCTGTAATCGCAGGAAGCTGAAATTCAATATACGGCCACTTGGGGACAAGCCTTTACGTTAAGAATTGACCGTTCTACAGAGGATGGAAGACAGTTTTTGTGTAAAtgcagggagagaatgaaggaccATGTTGAGGAGGAATTAAGCCACAGGGCTTCCCTATAAGCCAgtgttcttcaattccggtcctggagggccgaaacacctctgtttttcatcttctccttctaatcaggggctaattcagacctgggacaccaggtgagtgcaattaactaccaggtagaaataaaaaacagaagtgtttcggccctccaggaccggaattgaagaaccctgctataAGCTCACGATGAGTTGTGTGGAAGGACGGTTAGCTAGCTCAGTCGCATGGTTATGTGAGGGCTGTAGGTAATGCTTTTCTGTGGAAGAAAGGCCTTGTTCTCTGTGGGACCAAGTTTTCACTGTGAAGAGTTCATTTCACATGGTTAAGTGTAGGCTTGCATTCATGAATTTTGTTTCTAGCCTCAACCGTTCTGCCGATGTCACTCAAAAGCACATTAACTCTAGGTCAGGCTTCAAGTGAGGCCTCCCTTTCTGCCATGTAGCGGGGGAGGGGCAAATTAATGAattcattggatttaggttagggttatgtcAAGGGTTGaggccctaaccctagcttcatgtccactcccagctcaaccctaaccctgacactaaccctaactctaaattAATGTCCACATCAGGCTTCAAGTGACCCTAAACCTAGCCTCAGGTTGAGACAAGATGTGGAGAATAAGCGAGGGTTAGGGTTGTGCcgggagtggacatgaagctcGGGTTAGGAAGAAGTGGCGGTTACATTGATGTAAGCTACAATTACATTGATgtaagctacaatctatctgcagtattaaagctgacctaccccctaaatttttttattagaaaataaatgtaaaaaataagcaGTGGTAGAGCGAGGGCTGTGGGTGGAGATTTTTAACCCTGTGAGACCCAACGTTGTAAAAATGCAAAGTTTCCTAAATTGCATCCTGTACAGGTCCTAAACTCAAAATGTCAAACACTACATAATGCATCTCTTTAGCTCCAGATGTATCTCTCAGTAGTATTTGTTGTGTGTTGGTATGATTATTGTGGCATCAGTAGCCTCTGAAACCGAAGCCTGTCCACTCATCTGAGACCATACTGGTCACCTACACAAGCCATTAAGGAAGACTTCGTTTTTgatcgcctgagttagaatacctcatgataagctgcagaccacaccatttaccaagagagttttcatctacattgcctatagaaagtctatacccccttgaactttttttctgattttgttgcgttacaaagtgggaatgaaatagatttaattgtaattttcttgtcattgatctacacaaaatactccataatgtcaaagtgaaaagaaaattctacacatttttacaaattaatacaaatgtaataactaaaatatagtcattgcataagtattcaccccctttgttaagacaagcctaaattagttcagaagtaacatttggcttaacaaatcacataacaAGTTATATgggctcactctgtgtgaaataatttGGATTGACAttgtttttttatgactaccccttcctctgtccccataCATAcaatatctgtaaggtccctcagtcaagtattgaatttcaactacaaagaccaaggagcttttcgaaagcctcataaagaagggcaactagccctcctgtagctcagttggtagagcatggcgcttgcaacgccagggttgtgggtttgattcccaaggggggactcactaattgtaagtcgctctcgataagagtgtctgctaaatgacggggaaaaaaactattggtagatgggtaacaaatCAGACGTTGAAtatatctttaagcatggtcaagttaataattgtgctgtggatgatgtattaaaccacccagacacatcaaagatgcagttgtccttctgaactgagctgcaggacaggaaggaaactgcttagggatgtcaccatgaggccattggtgattttaaaacagctacagagttcaatgtctgtgatgggagaaaacttaggatggatcaacaacattgtagtgactccacagtAATGACCTAAataacagagtgaaaataagaataaaaatatacagaataaaaatatattccaaacatgcatatgtattcaacaaggcactaaagtaatactgcataaCACGGCAAAggaatgtttggggcaaatcctgAGCAAATAACTGACCCTAACCCAATAACTGACCCTAACCCAACTCTAGATTCACttccacatcccggctcaaccctaaacctagcctcaaccctaaccctaagcccaaccctaaccctaaccctgacccctcaCCGTAACTCTAACCTAGCTTTACATCCATTCCCGgctcatccctaaccctaaccatagattcatgtccacatcccagctcaACTATAAACCTAGCCTCGACCCTACCCTAACCCAACAGcaattttaaccctaaccctagcttcatatcCACTCCTGGCTCAAACCTAATCTAactaatggttagggttagggttgaggttggagttAAGGTTGAGACGGGATGTGGACGAGAAGTTAGAGctagggttatggctagggttgAGCCAAGATGTGCAGATGATGCAAAGTTTAAGCTAATTGTAGGGTTGAGCCaggagtggacatgaagctagggttaggggtaggaagAAGCGGAGGTAGCGTGAGGGCTATGGGTGCGACCGCCCTAGGGCCCAAGCACCTACGGGGCCCGTAAGGGGCCCCCTGTTCCTGGAGATTTTTAACCCTGTGAGACCCAacattgtaataataatataccatttagcagatgcttttatccaaagcgacttacagtcatgcgtgcatacatttttaggtatgggtggtcccgggaatcgaacccactaccctggcattacaagcgccatgctctaccaattgagctacagaggaccacgttgtaAAAATGCAACGCTTCCTAAATTGCATCCTGTACAGGTCCTAAACTCAAATGTAATGTCATACACTACATAGTGCATCTCCTTAGACCCAGATGTATCTCTCAGTAGTATTTGTAGTGTGTTGGTATGATTATTGTGGCATCAGTAGCCTCTGAAACCGAAACCTGTCCACTCGTCTGAAACCATACTGGTCCCCTACACAAGCATTTGTTGTAGGCCATCCATACAAATACATTACTTGAAATATGTGTTCCTCTTCTTTAAGATGTAGTGATCATGTAGAAAAAATGAAATTGATTAACAAATATTCTGTGTCAGAGCTAGAGGTAGTTTTGTAGGTGTTACAAAAACATAACATTGGGCTTAAAGGGTTGACAAACTGAGACCTTGGGCCACATTCATATATTAATAGACAAGTTAGAGAGACTGTTTTCCTTCCAAATTCTGCAAATATGGACAACCAAATACATTAAGAGTAACTGATGTTCCCTCTACCCATCAAATTTATAGTTTATGAGGTCAGAATACTGCCATTGACGACCATTCATTTGAACATGTGAACTTTTATATGCCTTAATTATAAACTTGTATGGATAAAATATGGATAAAAATTAAtaattatgagcctagtttagCCAaggagaaagcactgagctatgtAGGGAGAAAGGCAGGATCCATGATTGACTGTTATAATGAAGGGAGATAAtagactactttctggaggacaacGTCATGCTAACTCATGCTTTTACATGTGAattcttaaagagatgggtggggctgagGCATAAGAGGTTGAGAACAATGCTAAATAGGGGCGTAAACAAAGAAGAGTGCTCTAGAAAGTGTGAAAATCATTCAAGGGCATTTCtcctacttacatttacatttacattttagtcatttagcagacgctcttatccagagcgacttacagttttagtgagtgcatacatttttcatactggccccccgtgggaataacAAGTTTATCAAATTTCAAAGAATtccagtgtatgatataccattttgaagCTCTGAGTCTGTACCTTTATAAATGAAAAAACGGTTGAccctcatcttttcccattgactgcaaatGTATTGACACAAGCATCAACCCTATGACACTTTTATTTTCCCATTGAATGCAACGTATTGACAAAAGCATCAATTGGTTGACACATCTTTTCACATTGACTGCAAATGTATTGACATAAGCTTCAACCCTGCTCATCTAGTTGCCTAGATGAGCATCTACCAATTGACACTTATTTCAATAAATTCCATTCAATGGGATAAGAAAAGTGTCAACCAATTGATGCTTATTTCAATATgttgcagtcaatgggaaaagatgagcgtgaacctattgatgcttttcccattgactgcaatgtattgacataagcatcAACCATGTGTCACTTGTATTTTcgcattgaatgcaatgtattgacataagcatcAATTTGTTGATCTCATCTTTTCCAATTGACTTGAAATATATTTACATAAGCATCAATTGGTTGACACTCATCTTCTaccattgactgcaatgtattgacataagtCAACTCTGTGTCACTCATTTTTCCTATTGACTGAAATGTATTGACCTAAGAATCAATAGGTTGACACTTTTCTTATCCCATTGAATGCAATTTATTGAAATAAGTGTCAATTGGTAGATGCTCATCTTTTCACATTGGCACCGCAAAGCCTGCTGGGAGCATGACCAATTGACATATATTTTGGAAAACGTGTCATCATGACGTTTTCCTATGATATGATTTTGCAAAACTTGACATGAGGGTTGGTTGCAATGGGCACGGATGGAAAGGGGCGGCGTTTATTGATTAACAGTATTCACAGTAAGTACACAAGTATATAATGTAAGCGAGACATCAAACACCCTTCATTAAGAAACAGTCTGCTTTGTGACTGATGTACTGCCACATTTTCACAACAATATTGGCGCCACCAGAAGCGTGTTTCTGTATAAGCAAAGCGCAAGAGTTGCATCAACACGCCAAGAGAAAACACTTTTTCAGCAGGATCATGATGGAAGGTCAAGGTAAAGACAGAAGGATGACTAAACTGTGGATATTGACGTTACTGTTATGCGTTTAACCTGCATCTCACTTTCTGGATAAAAAGGTTTCTCAACTACTGCGCGTTTTGGATTGCGGAGCTGGGTTTCGTCCAAAAGGGTTTTGAAGAAGGATTTATTTCTCTTTTCCTAATTTCATATTTCCTCATCATCCCATCACTGCTTGGAATAGCAGCTCTCTGATGAGAACAGGTTATTTTTCAAAGGATACGAACCGATCTGTGGAAAAGAATGGCAACTTGGTTTACCTTTATCATCGCAATTGTTATAACGATTTTTACGCAGGTAATTTTACAGTTAAACTATTTTTGGAATCGTTCATGCCTGGATGTGACACAGCAATAGTGTTGTAATGCACAATATAATATCATATAATACGCCTATAATAATGCATAAAGTAAATGCTTGCAAAGCAATATTGTTTTATATGCATTAATTGATTATGCTCCTTTAGGTTCTGGGATCTGGTGTATTCGAGCTTGATCTTCATCAGTTTCAGAATAATAGAGGTTTGCTGGCAAACGGCATAGCCTGCAGTCCAGCCTGTAGGACTTTTTTCCGAGTTTGCTTGAAGAACTACCAGACCATAGTGTCACCAGGTGACTGCTACTTCGGCAGTGTCGTTACACCTGTACTAGGCAACAACTCGTTCAGCGTTATGGAGGACGGCACGTTCACTAAACCTATTCGCCTGCCACTCACCCACTTTGCATGGCCGGTAAGACGTTATGCACTGCCTATAATTGAAGTGGTTGAGAATATACAGTATCTGCCTATTGATACATGGAACAACGGTGTTTGCAATGAGATAGATGGTGAAGAGCGTCCATAAGCATAAATCCAAGGACTGCACTAGACTATATGGATGTATGTAATATGAAATATTAGGATTTATGAAGTCATAACATGTTATTAGCCTAGGCTACACATATCATGCAATAATGTTTTTTAATGAAAAAAAGTAACAAAATGATGTGCAACTGTAACAATGAAATAGTTTAAATGGTAGACCCTTATTTTTTCCACATGTCCTTCTAGGGTTCGTTTTCTCTAATAATTGAAGCATGGTATTCTCCTTCAGCGGATCTACCTGAAGGTGAGTAGTACGCAGCATACATGACCACCGCTAGGTGGCACTGCTATATATGCATGACAAATACTCCCTATGCCAGGGGTCGGCAACACGCGACCTGCGTGCCAAAACCAGCCCCCTAATCATattgtctcaatgtaatcaagtcATGAAATGATTGTTATTTTAAAATACAATCTATTTTTTGGTTTAgctgtggtcaatttgcagtgtacaaattattataattaattTACGGCCCCCCAACCATTCACTCGGACAAAAATCACCCCACGGCTGAATCTATTTGCCTAAACCTGCCCTATGCACTAGAATGATATCATTAAGCAGTATAAATACATGCAAATTTATACAGACATTTTGCAGTTACATAAATGTGAACGTGTTGATGTCCATGTGTAAGGATGAGTTACGTGCAACAGAGCACTTCTTTTATGCTCTGTCTTCAACACAATCGCACTTCCTTTGGTTTATTTTAAGCGTGGGAAAGTGTGCAAGTCTTTAGTGAGGATATCTAAACCTTGCCAAAAGCCTCTGACGGCCTTTCCTGTATTTTACACCTTTTGCTGTTCCGCCCTTTGGAAGGGGAATAATGGATTGAAAATGTTTTGCTGACATAAAGGAAGAGGACATTTCAATCACAGCACACTTAAACCATTTGAAAGAATAGCGCACAGGCcttgatacactatatatacaaaagtatgtggacacctcttcaaattagtggatttggctatttcagccacacccgttgctgacaggtgtataaaattgagcacacagccatgcaatcaccaTAGAGAAACATTGGAagaagaatggccttactgaagagctcactgACTTGCACCTTCatgggatgccacctttccaacaagtcagttcataaaatgtctgccctgctagagttgccccagtcaactgcaagtgctgttattgtgaagtggaaatgtctagaagcaacaatggctcagccgcgaagtggtaggccacacaagcacacagaacgggaccaccgagtgctgaagctcgtaaaaatctgtcctcgtttgcaacactcactactgagttccaaactgcctctggaagcaacatcagcacaataactgtttgtcgggagcttcatgaaatgggtttccatggccgagcagccgcacacaagcctaagatcaccatgtgcaatgccaagtgtcggctggagtggtgtaaagctcgccgccattggactctggagcagtggaaacgtgttctctggagtgatgaatcacacttcaccatctggcagtccgacagacgaatctgggtttggcacatgccaggagaacgctacctgcctcaatgcatagttccaactgtaaagtttggtggaggaggaataatggtctggggctgtttttcatagttcgggctaggccccttagttccagtgaagggaaatcttaacactatagcataaaattacattctagacgattctgcgcttccaactttgtggcaacagtttggggaaggccctttcctgtttcagcatgacaatgcccccatgcacaaagcgaggtccataaagaaatggtttgtcgagatcggtgtggaagaacttgactggcctgcacagagccctgacctcaacccattccaacacctttgggatgaattggaatgccgtctgcgagccaggcctaatcgcccaacatcagtgcccgacctcacgaatgctcttgtggcttaatggaagcaagttcccgcagcaatgttccaacatctagtggaaagccttcccagaagagtggaggctgttatagcagcaaagaggggaccaactccatatcaaggcccatgattttggaatgagatgttcgactagcaggtgtccacatacttttggtcatgtagtgtataccaTAAACTGAAAACTTGCATTAAATTTACTTTCTATATATCCTTTAGAGATAAATAATTCAAGACAACAATGTGCATTGTTTGTTTTGACCTTTTTAACAAGCATAGACTGCATGCATGCAATGATACCTATTTGATAAGGCAATGAAAAAAAGGACGTTAGGCCACACTATCTTGATGGATTTGTTTTGTTCTCTATTCCCGCAGATACAAACAACCCTGCCTTATTGATTAGTTCTTTTTGCATCCAAAGAAAGTTGGAAGTAGGGGATGAGTGGTCCCAGGATGTGCAGAGTGGGGGGCAGACAGAGTTAAGGTACTCATACCGGTTCATCTGCATTGAAAATTACTACGGGGACAGTTGTTCCAAAATATGTGCTCCAAGAGACGACCGTTTTGGCCACTACACCTGCAACCCTGAAGGGCAAATATCATGTCTACCGGGCTGGAAGGGAGAATACTGCGAAGAACGTAAGCAATCAGAGTGAAATGTTCTGGGTTTTTGAAGATTTTTCACATTATGTAGTAGGATGTTATTTATCAAATTAGGCCTATTTGCAAAATGGGGTCTATAGTGTCAAGATGCTGCTGCTCTAGAAAGGCTTGGATCATATTTGTATTTTGGAGTGACAAGGATGAGAGAAAAAACTGTAGCTCCCTCCCAACCCAACCCCTTCATCCCTAGATGTTTTACCACTTTGGCCACGTGGGTAGAATAATCCCGGGTATCGTTCTGGAAAAGCAGCACGCGCCGAGTTAATCGCGGCATTATTATCCGCCACGCGCCGCTAAATTGCGGGCTATTTTGTTGAGCGGGAGGGCAGCAGCTGCAAACAGGGTTCTAACAGCCTACGAACAACAATGGGGCAGCTGTCCTCTTTTGAGAGCAAGCATCTGCTCAGACTTAACCAGCCGTTAAACACTAGTCTTGTAACCATGCAAAATCAATGTCACATATAACACAACACAGAAGCAGCAAATTAAGGTTTCTTTATAAAAAGACAGGTAACAGGTTTGATGCTACAACAGTGGAAATGTGATTCCTAATCCAAACCAGAAGCTTATGATGTATTGTTGCATGAGTTGACAAAAAATGTAGTTAATGTTTTGTCTCAATTTTATATGCAGCAATTTGCCTTGAAGGGTGCAGCAAAAATAATGGAAATTGCTCAAGGCCAGGAGAGTGTGTGTAAGTATACAATAGtaattatagtgtgtgtgtgtgtgtgtgtgtgtgtgtgcctgcatgtgtatatgcctgcatgtgtgtatgcACACAGTGCTAAAAGTGTGGTGTTTTTTCTGTGACAGATGCAGAGAGGGTTGGCAGGGCAACTTCTGTGATGAGTGTAAGAGGCATCCGTCCTGCAAACACGGCACCTGTCATCAGCCCTGGCAGTGCACCTGCAATGAGGGCTGGGGAGGCCTCCTCTGTGACCAAGGTTAGTGTTTCAGGCTCCTCTGGGTCATGCTGTGAAACAATACAGAAGTACAGCAGTTCAAAAGCCCTTAGGAGGAAAACACAGGACATCCTATATGAGTAGAAATATGACATGTTCCTATGATATTGCAAGAACAAGAGTCATCAGGCGTTCTGATTATGAAAGGAGAAGAGAGGCGGGGAATAACTGTTTTTCATATAAACATTTGTCCACAGATCTGAACTATTGCACCCATCACAAGCCGTGTCGTAACGAGGCCACCTGTATGAACACGGGCCAGGGGAGCTACACCTGTACCTGCCAGCCAGGCTTCACAGGGGACAAGTGTGACAGCGAGGTCAGGGAGTGCGACAGCCAGCCCTGTCGGAATGGAGGCCTGTGCTTGGTAAGCCTATCCGTTTCCcacaacacacagcacacacaggcTTTCCTGTTTTTGTTTTTCCTGTATCCACATCTCTGGGCCAGTATAGAAAAATGCAACAGACAGACCTTTAGCCAGATCACTGACCCAGTTCACAGACTCTCTCCTGTAAATTAATGTTATTCAAACTGGGGCAAAGGGGGCATGATGAGATAATAATGTAGAGTCAAAAAGGCATCGAAATGAGAGGCACAGCAACAAACCTACAGTGGTCTTTGCTGGAATTGTTTCCTATGACAGTGGGCTGTGATAACCTCTGACTCTCTGTGACCCACAGGACCTTGAGAACGGTTATAGGTGTGCATGCCCACAGGGGTACGAGGGGTCGCACTGCGAGCACAGAATGCTGACTTGCGCTGATTCACCCTGCTTCCACGGGAAATGCAGAGAAAGAGACAACGGGCGGAGCTACTTGTGCGAGTGCCCAGGGGGCTTCACTGGACTCAACTGTGAGAAGAAAGTGGACAAATGCACCTCCCTGCCCTGTACAAATGGTATGTGATAGTTTCCACTCTCTCTACATCTCAACAACAAGGATTGTCTTCGAGTTATTTTCTACACTGTCAGTACAGCGCCTTTACTCAAACAGATCCATTTGGAATGTTCTCTCTAGAGACATCTGCATTAGAGCTAACTTAAAGTGAATGTGATGTGCACTTTTTGATAACGCTGGTCTGCTCTATTCAGGTGGACGTTGTGTTATCCACGGCACCACACGCTGGTGCAGCTGCCGCTCAGGATTCACCGGCCCACGCTGTGAGATTAACATCAACGAGTGTTCCATGAACCCCTGCGCCAACGGAGCCACCTGCATGGACCGCATCAACGACTACACCTGTATCTGCCCCCTGGGCTACAATGGCCGCAACTGTGACAAGCCTACTGACCGCTGTGCCCCCAAACCCTGCCGAAACGGTGGGACATGCACCGATGGGGCCAAAGGCCAGCCCGCTGCCTGCACCTGCCCAGCACACTTCAGTGGCCCCCAGTGCCAGTACTACAACGTGCCTTTACTCAtctcccccagccccagccccagccccgtCAGAGAGCCCCTGGACAGGCTCCACTGGGCAGCCATCTGTCTGGGTGTGGGCCTGGTGGTGCTCCTGGTGCTGATCTGCATGGTGTCCATGGTCCTGCGCCACATCCAGCAGCAGAGGAAGAGGGAGCAGGCCTCAGAAACCATGAACAACCTATCAGATGTCCAGAAGGAGAACCTCATATCTGACCTGCAGCTGAAGAACACCAACCAGAAGGTGGACCTGGACCTGGAGGTGGATTGTCTCAGGGAGAAGTCACAAAACCATAAACACATCAACTACCACTTGGACTACAAAACCTCCAAGGACTACAAGGATGAACCATCACAAGAGGATAAAGATGACAACTGTAAAAAGACCATAGAGGAGAAAATGCCATTGACTAGAAAATACAGGTAAGTTCCCAATGGGGACAGACgacaattcaacgtctattccatgttggtactgaaatgacgtggaaacaacgttgattcaaaccagtgtgtgcccagtgtgtagaAATGCTGCTTGCAGATGACAACCTGGATAGATTTAGAACCTGGATAGATACTATTCTCCAGTGTTTGATAAATGACAGTGGTTTGGATTTGTGCTTGAGTGTTGACATGTTTTCCTTTTCATTTACAGCGAAAGGCCAGAGTGTAGGATATCAACGATATGTTCTCCAAGAGATTCAATGTACCAGT from Coregonus clupeaformis isolate EN_2021a chromosome 29, ASM2061545v1, whole genome shotgun sequence encodes the following:
- the LOC121544924 gene encoding delta-like protein 4, producing the protein MATWFTFIIAIVITIFTQVLGSGVFELDLHQFQNNRGLLANGIACSPACRTFFRVCLKNYQTIVSPGDCYFGSVVTPVLGNNSFSVMEDGTFTKPIRLPLTHFAWPGSFSLIIEAWYSPSADLPEDTNNPALLISSFCIQRKLEVGDEWSQDVQSGGQTELRYSYRFICIENYYGDSCSKICAPRDDRFGHYTCNPEGQISCLPGWKGEYCEEPICLEGCSKNNGNCSRPGECVCREGWQGNFCDECKRHPSCKHGTCHQPWQCTCNEGWGGLLCDQDLNYCTHHKPCRNEATCMNTGQGSYTCTCQPGFTGDKCDSEVRECDSQPCRNGGLCLDLENGYRCACPQGYEGSHCEHRMLTCADSPCFHGKCRERDNGRSYLCECPGGFTGLNCEKKVDKCTSLPCTNGGRCVIHGTTRWCSCRSGFTGPRCEININECSMNPCANGATCMDRINDYTCICPLGYNGRNCDKPTDRCAPKPCRNGGTCTDGAKGQPAACTCPAHFSGPQCQYYNVPLLISPSPSPSPVREPLDRLHWAAICLGVGLVVLLVLICMVSMVLRHIQQQRKREQASETMNNLSDVQKENLISDLQLKNTNQKVDLDLEVDCLREKSQNHKHINYHLDYKTSKDYKDEPSQEDKDDNCKKTIEEKMPLTRKYSERPECRISTICSPRDSMYQSVFVIAEEKNECVIATEV